ATTGGACGATGACCACTGCTGATTGTGTGACCACTGGTCGTTGTAGCCTGGCCCGTTTTGCCCCGGTTGGCCCGGCTGTCCCGGCTGTCCCGGTTGGCCCGGCTGTCTTGCCGAGTTGCCTGCCCATTGCTCATGTGCAGGTGGCATCTGCGCTGTTTGCTGGTCGCGGCTCCAACGGCCGTAATCTCCGTCGGAGTTCGAGCCTTGTGACGTGGGACCTTCGGGGCTGAACCGGCCATCGCCGTCCCGGCTCAAGCTATTCGCGCCTTGTCCATTCCACTGTGCCGTCTGATCTGGCTTGGACTCGAATTGGCGTGCGTTGTCGAAACCGTAGGGACTACTGCCGTATCGCTGGTGCGAGTTGGCGTCGTTACCTGTCGGTGGGCGTGAATTCGTCATGATTCATCCTTCGTTCTACGACATTCGTGCAAGTGCGGTAGATCAGATGCGTGGCTGTGGAACCCAAAGTGGCTCTTTGATTGAGGTCCCAATTCACTTTAAGCGTATCGCCAACAGAGGCATTATGACGGGCGAAGGTGAAAGTTCCCGATGGGTGCCCGTCGAGTACCTGTCGTTACCGTTCGAACCTGGGGTGGTGGGTGGATTCGTCATGGACTGTCCTCGATCAAGTGGGTGAGACTCTAGGTGCGGTTCAATAACGAAATGGGCGCCCATTAAGCTTCGGCGCCCTCTTTATGAGCCTATCCCTTTTGGTGACATGACACAGAAAAACGTTGCTCGCATATGTCGACGCATCAGCGTCCAACACGAACGTCCCTCGAACCTCGTCGCACTGTCAACGCTGATCTCTGAATCGATATCTCCCCGCGAGCATGGCTCTGCCGCAGTACGTGAGTATGCGCGGCGGTGAGCCACGATACGTCCCCTGCGAGCGTGGGCCCTGTATATGCACCGTCTGGTACACATACACCTAAATCTTCGTGCCTGCGTTGCACATTCCCCTAAATCTTCACGGTCTTGATGCACATTCCCCTAGATTTAACGCTCGAATTGCACATACCCCTAGCTAAAGTCGGCACCCCAAAAGGACAAAACCTATTTCCGCAGGTCAGCTGTCAGTAGCTTCCGGCGGCCTCGAGCCTCACGCGTTAAATCTAGGGGATTGTGCATTTTTACATGACTTTTTAGGGGTATGTGCACGTGGAGGGTTTAAATCTAGGGGTATGTGCACGAGGCGGGGTTAGAACTAGGGGTATGTGCACGCGGAGGGTTTAAATCTAGGGGTATGTGCACGTGTTGGTGCGCGCGGCAGGACAGCAGTGGCATCCCCGCCCGAAGGATCTGCGGTCAGGACACACCCAAAAAGGCGGTGAAATGCAGAAAGGCCAGCAAGATGTGGAAACGCCGGCAGTGTACTGAAACGCGGCGATATACAGAAAGATCGGGACACCGCCAACACAATGTCAACGATGTCCCGACACATCACATGGTGCGCGAGGGGGGAGTTGAACCCCCACTCCATCAACTGGAACACGGACCTGAACCGTGCGCGTCTGCCTATTCCGCCACTCGCGCGTTGCTATAGAAGATTACGAGGCCGAGGGTGTCTTCGTCAAACCGAATACACCACAAGAGGTGTTGAGACCAGTCACATTCACTGCCACGGGACACCGGAGCGGAAGATGACGGAGATGACGGTTGCGGCAAGAACCAGGACCAGCCCGATGATGTCTGGCCAGCGCAAACGAACCCGATCGCGCTCAACTGGCGGGATTCCACCGCGCATTGTCATTGCCCTGCCGGTGTCATCGGCACGTCTCGAGGACGCGGATAACGTTGCGGTTGTCATATCCACGATCAATTTGAGCTGACCGCGAAATGTCATCATCGGCCCATCATCTGTCCAGCGCAGGCGCACGGCGTCGAACACTGCCTGCATCTGGTCGCGCACGGTCGACAGGCCTCGAAGCGCAAAACTTGCCGCCATTACCCACTCGTCGACGGGAGCTCGAAACCACGTGAGAGGGTGGAGCAGTGTTCGAAGTGCCGGGGCGATTCGTTCAATGGGTGTGGTCCACACGAGCAGCAGTGATCCGAGGATCACTTCGACCATGACGAGGAAGGCGCGGACGAAAATCAATGCACCGCCGCCGATCGCGGCCCCGATCATGCCGCCAATGAAGCCGGCCCAGATCCAGGACGGCAGGCGCGGCCGTGCCGAAATGGGCACGCGTCCGACAACAGCCGCAACCAGGAGACACACGCCGACCGCCGCGACAGTTGGCCACTTGGGAAGCAGGACCAGCAGTGTCGTCAGAGTTGCCAGGCAGATGATCTTCGTGCCGACCCACATGCGCGTCAGGGGAGATTCCCACGGCAGCGGGCGGGGCAGTGCCAACGTAGGTGATGGGCGAGGGCGCCTGTGCGTAGCGGCAGATCCGCGAACACCTGTGTTGGGTGGCGTATTGCGTGCGAATGTACTCATGACAGTTTCCCTTCGACGAGGGAAAGGTGCCGGGAGCACACCTGATCCAAACCTTCAAAATCGTGCGAAATCACAATAATTCCTATGCCGCGATCCTGCCGGCGTTTCAGCGCGCTGATGACCAGTTCACGCGATGTGGCATCCAGGCCCGCCAGAGGCTCGTCAAGCACAATGAAATTCAGGTCCGCTGCGAATAATCCAGCCAACGCGACGCGTCGCATCTGCCCGCCGGAGAGTTCATCAATACCGCGCCTTTGCAACTCACAGTCCAGTCCCACTTCCGCCATCGCGCGGCTGACCACGTCGTCGACCCGCTCTGTGTCGTCAGGGTCGATGTTGGCGGCCGCGGCAATGTCCAGACGCACGGACGGGCGTTGGAGCTGAAGTCGGGCGAATTGCATCGACATGCCGATGGATCCGACTTGCTGGCTGGCGGGCTTGTCGCCCAGGAGGCAATCTCCCCAGGTGGGAGGCATCAGTCCTGTCATGATGCGTGCCAGTGTCGATTTGCCCGACCCGTTCTCACCTGCGATCAGGACACTCTCACCTGGCGCAACGTCCAGATTAATGTCAAAGAGGACCTGCTTGTGCCACGGGGTCCTCACGTCGTAGGCGTGCGACACGTCGTGCAGTGTCAGCGCCGGGGCGAAGTGATCCCCCCACCGTTTGAGGTGGGACACGATGTCGTCAGCGTCATCGTCGGTGGAGACCACAGGCATGACTGGTACGGTGCGAACCGCGGATGGGTCACCCTCGTCAATGGGGGAGTCGTGCACGCTGCTGGCTGGCTGGCGGGTGGGAGAGGCTGTGGAATCAGTAGCATCGTCGGTGGGGACGGCCACGACATCGGCAGCGCCGCTGGTGAGGTGGCAGGTCAGGGAGCCAGGTGCGCCGGTGGTCGTGCTGTCGGTGAGCGGACTGGTCGGGTCGGTGGGAGCACCATCGAAGGTGACGTGACCGTTGTCGAGTGTGATCAGCCGGTCGGCCCGTGCCGCTTCAGTGAGGTCGTGGGTGATGTGAACGACGGTCGTGCCGGTGCGGGGCAGGTCAGCGAGGATGGCGATCAGTTCGGTGCGCCCCTGCTGGTCGATCATAGCGGTTGACTCGTCCGAGATCAGCAGGGCAGGCTGACGTGCCAGGGCTCCGGCCAGTGCGAGTCGTTGCAGTTGGCCGCCCGACAGGTGACGTACCGGCATCGCGGACAGGCCAGGCAGACCGACCTGATCCAGAAGACTGTCGAGGGGGAGCGCGGCGCGCTCGTCGGAACTCATGCCCCACAGGATGTCTTCTTCGACCGTTTCGCCCAGCGATGACAATTCGGTGCGTTGAGCCAGCAGTGCGACCCCGCTATGTCGACCCAGTCCGATCCGGCCGGGCCGCTTCACGGAACCGGCGCTGTGGCGCGCACCGGCAAGAATGGATGCCAGGGTCGACTTTCCAGATCCGTTCGGCCCGGCGATGACGACGAACTGGCCGCGGTCGATGGTGAGGCTCACGCCGTCAAGCGCGTCGCGCGTGGCGCCCGGATAGTGCATGTGGACGTCGGTGAGCGTGGTGGGCAACGGCTGGATCGGGGCGGCATCCTCGTCGACGCGCAGTGGATCTAATGCATTGCCCTGCGGAATACGGGCGAGGACGTGACCCATCAGCCAGTGCGCAACGGTCAATGTGAGTGCGAATGCGAAAAGTACGGATACCGGCAGCCATGCCCACCAGTAGGCCACCATCCAGTCGGTGAAGGTCAGGAACAGGTCGGACATCGGGCGGGTGAGGCTCCATCCGGATAACAGCCGCGCGTAGCCTTTGACCGAGACTCGCACAGATTCAAGCGTGAGTTCCCGCAGGTCGGTGAGCAGCCATAGCGTCAGGTCAGTGAGTGCTCCGAGGATGACTCCGACAATAATGCCGATCAGGAATGCGAATCGGGTGCGGATGTGTTTGCGGTGGAGTGCTCCGACGATCCACCCTGCCAGTGTCGCCTGGATTGCGGTCAGTGCGGTGTTGACTCCGCCGAGGATGGCTCCGATCAGGCAGGTGGTCAGCACGGTGGTCAGTGATGCACGAGGGCGGAGCCTGACCGCAATCATGGCGATCGGGATTGTAGCGATGAGCTGCAGGAAGTTGTTGAAGAACGGCAGGATGGTAGCGCCGACACATGCCACGATTGCCAGTCCGGCAAGCACTCCGCATGAAGCAAGTTCAACCGGTGTGAGCGCGCCGGTCGGGCGTGCGGTGCCTGCCGTGGATCGCGTGTGAGAACGGTGTGATGACAATTGTGTATCCACTGACAGGAACGGCAGGATGACAGGAGGCAGTCTGAAATCAGAGGGTGACGGCTGTGCCGGTTGCTGTGCAGATCAGAGTGCCTTGCATGCAGGTGTAGTGCATCTCAACACTGATCACGGCGTCAGCTCCGAGGAGTTCGGCACGCTCGCACATTTGGTTGACAGCATTTTCAAAAGCGGTCTGCAGGTTTTCCTCGCCTCTTTTGCGTCCGCCGTTGAGCGCTTTCAGCATTCCGCTCGCGGGGAAAGATGAAACAGTTTCACCTGATACAAGGCCGATGTAACGCGTGATCGGCTGACCTTCGATGGACGGTGTCGTCACTGCGAGCATGTTGTCTCCCATCTATTGACGCAACGATTCGGCAGGCTGGCAATGCGACTGCCATGGGCGCCCGCTGCGCCCGAGCCGACCAGTCGGGCGGCTTGAATCCACTTGTATCATTCCACGTGCGCACCGCGCGCGCACTTACAGTGCGTGCGCCGTCTTGTTTACCGCTAGGCAGCGTCTGGGTCTGTCAGGGGTTGTCAGAAATCCCAGTCTTCGTCCTCGGTGTCGACGATCTCACCGATGACGTAGGAAGAGCCGGAACCGGAGAAGAAGTCGTGGTTTTCGTCGGCATTCGGTGACAGTGCTGCCAGGATCGCCGGGTTCACATCGGTTTCATCATGCGGGAACAGTGCCTCATACCCTAGGTTCATCAGAGCCTTGTTCGCGTTGTAACGCAGGAACTTCTTGACGTCCTCGGTCAACCCCAACGGGTCATACAGCGACTCGGTGTACTGCTCTTCGTTTTCATACAACTCGAACAGCAGTGAGAACGTGTAATCCTTCAGTTCCTGACGGCGCTTCTCATCGGCCTCGTTGACAGCCAGCTGATACTTGTAGCCGATGTAGTAGCCGTGCACGGCTTCGTCACGAATGATCAGGCGAATCAGGTCGGCGGTGTTGGTGAGCTTGGCGTGCGCCGACCAGTACATCGGGGCGTAAAAGCCGGAGTAGAACAGGAAGGATTCCAGCATCGTGGACGCCACTTTGCGTTTTTCTGGGTCGTCACCGTCGTAGTACGACTTCACGATGTGCGCCTTGCGCTGCAGCGGTTCGTTCTCACGCGACCAGCGGAACGACTCATTGATCTCCTGTGTGGACAGCAGTGTGGAGAAAATCGACGAGTATGACTTGGCGTGAACTGACTCCATGAACGCGATGTTTGTGTAGACCGCTTCTTCGTGGGGGGTGCGCGCATCAGGAATCAGGGAGACGGCACCGACGGTGCCCTGCAGCGTGTCCAGCAGGGTCAGGCCTGTGAACACGCGGTTCGTCATGGTCTGTTCATCCTCGTTGAGCGTCTTCCACGACTGAATGTCGTTGGACAACGGGATTTTCTCAGGCAGCCAGAAGTTACGAGTCAGACGATCCCATACCTCTTCGTCTTTTTCATCGATGATCTTGTTCCAGTTAATGGCTTCGATCGTCTCATTCTCTGATGCATGAATGGGATCCACAGTTGTTCCTCCTCAATTCTGGTGGTGTCGCACATGCACGCCACTAGCCCAGCCTACTGGTCTGAGCGTCGAAAAGACACGCCCGCCAGATGTGATGTGGCCGTGTCCTAGTGCACTTCGCACCCGCATTCGCATTGCCTGTCACTGTCGTCGTCGTGGTCAGCGCCCGCAGTCCTCGCAATCATGTGGGCAGTGGGCGTCCTGTCTCGAGCTCAGCAAACCGGACACGTGCGCCGTTTCCATTCCAGCAAAGAGGGCTGCCATCAGCGCGGCCAGATCCGTGTGCGCACATCTCTTGCCCGCAGCTCTGCGATTCTCGCCGCGCCGAAAGATAGTTTTCTCGATCCACACTGTTGCAGCCGTCGTCACAGC
The sequence above is a segment of the Schaalia radingae genome. Coding sequences within it:
- a CDS encoding ABC transporter ATP-binding protein, whose translation is MSSHRSHTRSTAGTARPTGALTPVELASCGVLAGLAIVACVGATILPFFNNFLQLIATIPIAMIAVRLRPRASLTTVLTTCLIGAILGGVNTALTAIQATLAGWIVGALHRKHIRTRFAFLIGIIVGVILGALTDLTLWLLTDLRELTLESVRVSVKGYARLLSGWSLTRPMSDLFLTFTDWMVAYWWAWLPVSVLFAFALTLTVAHWLMGHVLARIPQGNALDPLRVDEDAAPIQPLPTTLTDVHMHYPGATRDALDGVSLTIDRGQFVVIAGPNGSGKSTLASILAGARHSAGSVKRPGRIGLGRHSGVALLAQRTELSSLGETVEEDILWGMSSDERAALPLDSLLDQVGLPGLSAMPVRHLSGGQLQRLALAGALARQPALLISDESTAMIDQQGRTELIAILADLPRTGTTVVHITHDLTEAARADRLITLDNGHVTFDGAPTDPTSPLTDSTTTGAPGSLTCHLTSGAADVVAVPTDDATDSTASPTRQPASSVHDSPIDEGDPSAVRTVPVMPVVSTDDDADDIVSHLKRWGDHFAPALTLHDVSHAYDVRTPWHKQVLFDINLDVAPGESVLIAGENGSGKSTLARIMTGLMPPTWGDCLLGDKPASQQVGSIGMSMQFARLQLQRPSVRLDIAAAANIDPDDTERVDDVVSRAMAEVGLDCELQRRGIDELSGGQMRRVALAGLFAADLNFIVLDEPLAGLDATSRELVISALKRRQDRGIGIIVISHDFEGLDQVCSRHLSLVEGKLS
- a CDS encoding heavy metal-binding domain-containing protein encodes the protein MLAVTTPSIEGQPITRYIGLVSGETVSSFPASGMLKALNGGRKRGEENLQTAFENAVNQMCERAELLGADAVISVEMHYTCMQGTLICTATGTAVTL
- a CDS encoding energy-coupling factor transporter transmembrane component T family protein yields the protein MSTFARNTPPNTGVRGSAATHRRPRPSPTLALPRPLPWESPLTRMWVGTKIICLATLTTLLVLLPKWPTVAAVGVCLLVAAVVGRVPISARPRLPSWIWAGFIGGMIGAAIGGGALIFVRAFLVMVEVILGSLLLVWTTPIERIAPALRTLLHPLTWFRAPVDEWVMAASFALRGLSTVRDQMQAVFDAVRLRWTDDGPMMTFRGQLKLIVDMTTATLSASSRRADDTGRAMTMRGGIPPVERDRVRLRWPDIIGLVLVLAATVISVIFRSGVPWQ
- the nrdF gene encoding class 1b ribonucleoside-diphosphate reductase subunit beta — encoded protein: MHASENETIEAINWNKIIDEKDEEVWDRLTRNFWLPEKIPLSNDIQSWKTLNEDEQTMTNRVFTGLTLLDTLQGTVGAVSLIPDARTPHEEAVYTNIAFMESVHAKSYSSIFSTLLSTQEINESFRWSRENEPLQRKAHIVKSYYDGDDPEKRKVASTMLESFLFYSGFYAPMYWSAHAKLTNTADLIRLIIRDEAVHGYYIGYKYQLAVNEADEKRRQELKDYTFSLLFELYENEEQYTESLYDPLGLTEDVKKFLRYNANKALMNLGYEALFPHDETDVNPAILAALSPNADENHDFFSGSGSSYVIGEIVDTEDEDWDF